aaattatttggcaCAATCCTAAAATTCCGAATCATTTGTAAATTATCACTTTACAGATAGAAAATGAATTCCTTTTTCTTTCCCGGCTAAACTTTAAAATTTAGTGAATCATTTTAAAGCCCCcttaatattaaaatgaaacgTTCCCGTTTTTGTTTCTGCAGAAGTTCCAACCGCTGATGTTATTAAGACTTTTATCCCTGCTTGAAGCAAGACGCATGCTAAAAATTAAGACACGTTATAAATACGatgctgtaaataaataataaagtttacaAGTGTAAAGTAAATAATGCAATAAAACTTGCGACAGCTTATTTGATTACAATGAATCTACACTGTTTCAGCGGCATAAACGTACATCAGCCCTATAAACTAACACCGCACGCTTGTAAAAGACACCATTATTTGAAGTGCATCTCAGAAGTGCATTTAAAGGCCACTGTTTTTTACTCAATGAAGACACAGCTCACTTGAAGTTCAGTAATCTGCATTgtggttgttttattttgcatttgagCTGTTGGATGAGgtcgaatatttttaaagatggGCCGACTTTCATCTCTAGTAGTTCTATGATTTCGTCTTTAGATAACTGCAGCATCATGGAGCCTGTGATGTTGGTAAAGTTGTCACAGTATGGTTGGCAGTCGTTGACTGTTAGGAAGCGAGCTACGTCTGCGGGGGTCCAAAGTTCGGGTTCCACGGAGTTGAGAGCGTCGAGAGGGACCGTGGTGTTGACGAGGCGTGGAATGACTTTGTCGGTCTGGTTTGATGTGTCGGGTGAGACCGGAGCAGTATGCACGCTCGAGTCTTGCGACGCGTCTGTTGGTGTGCTCTGTAACAAGTAATTTACGTATTAGTTTAAGCTAGTTTCAAACGAATCGGAAGTAAGTTTGCGAAAAATTTAGACTCGTCGCGATAAGCAATGGGCAAAAAAACAAATGCTTTGCTGTTATTCTTTAATAAGCTGTAGCTAGAGATCACCCAGTAAAGACGTCCATACGCGGTTGTTTTTTCAAAACATAACAAGGAAAACTCGACTACATCCATCTATGAGTGACCCGTTTATTTTTCTAcgacaatcttaaattaaaaataataaatgtctaggttttagttcccacgcgggcccagtgcgcattaggaacttaacacacaccactgaataatgagaggcctgtgcccagcagtggaaatTATAAAGGCTGAAAATGAAGATGAATAACACTGGAGATTAGATTGACTTATGAAAACCAGCGTTGGAGCTTGCCGCAACactgctgagtggggcccaatttatactatttgaTTTTCTTTCAATATTTTCCCTGTGTATCCAataagtgtaaataaatctctctctctctcttttatGAATTCTTATCATTTACCATCGACTCCTGATGCCCCTCGTCACTTAGCCGCTCCTGCAGTGGCTCAGTGTTGACCGCATCAACCTCCATCTTGGTCACGTCGCTGTTCTCATCCGGTCTCGATTCCACATCAGCTGATATTTCAGAGACGCTGGTCGGGGGCGAGAGACTCTTGGTATCAGCCATGTCGGAGTTCTGGGAGCTGTCTTCGGTTATGTTCGGTGGCTGGACTTGGGCTTTTGGCACTGAAATGGATAATGGCGtttttattacttgtttttGTTCGGATGATGgatcatgttcaaaataaattcgtgcaatgagggctatcgttttttgtctcactagatggcgcactgttgcgtgaggtttttaaatatggctttcaaagtctgttattacggacgtgacaacaaagtttagattaaaatcatatttaatacaccttaaaaccgtaccataaaaatatcgaccaTGCCACAGtgctgcatagtccccgttttgtcggaaaaagggaggacaaaggtttccgaaagacaaaactgtctcaaaactcagacattaattgccctggaacgcatatttgccataattaatttcagatattgcaaaatatttcacaaaattattctaattataaataaactcgcgtagctcacccataAACTATGAGATTagacattttggagacctcacgctacactagcgcctctagtggcgaattcattcgcgatagccctcattgaatcaaAAAATACAATCGCTCATATGGTGCCTATTACTGTTCATTGCCATGGCACAAATCGTGCTTCTAAGAGCATAGCTGTTGGAAACGTAAAAATAACTTACaacttttattacaaattagttgttgcccgcgactcctaATCTATCCTTCCCCGGGTCTACAATTATCTCCACACCAAATTGTGTGTAAATCGGTTGAACGGTCAATAATCCTGAAGAGATAAAAGACACGAACAGAGTGAAGTATGTAGAATGGTAGACACTACTGTAGCCTGATAATGAAaatttttaatatgaaaataatactttactactatttttatagttatgatcactgatgtattaaactgtagatccacagtcgcgcgtccgaatatgtccgagccaaatgagcgccacttttggtaaatgtggccttcttttttctcagtacgttgttgtcagtgcaagcgtaacgatgcccacgtgcgtctttaaaagtgcaaaaatcactcgcgaaaacggaacaattctgatggaatatcatactttcagcgagtatttgttgtttttttctattaaattctaataatcagagagaaatattgatttaaattaattttaaagccatttctaaattgctaattaaaagataaacgttgccagaattccacaacattgacaaatgccttgtctttgtcacacgcacaggaaagcatatcagtaaaacgaaacagataaacaacagaacatggaacaaaagtgtagtggagtgccgtcactctattttatttaccgagtcgcctagcaacgggtagctatgtcgtttgaatatttaccttgaagtttgcgattttaattatgttttataaagcttcgataatataatgtactgactgtctgactgtgtggttattcgttttgtgcaaaattaataaagcaatttatgaaccacaaacctcaatgaagccaactttgataaagcgctcgccaaattacaccgtattaatcactatgtttacctattgtttttttacactaaaaaaatcatactaagtattttaaactgtttacaaggtttataatacagtttacaatttattcacactagtcgagcttcttattatttaattacacaacatacgaagtccgccgaatttcccgcgaatgaactgtgctgacagacagcctgcaattttttttttgagctgcgcgcggcgtgcgctggcaatggctttagaagcaaacagccagaaccaaggaggatgagaattcaaattgtttttattcgaaataattgcacaagtgcttacatttcggcgatatttttagaagcttttctgtagcttgccctgtttgcttatttattatttattgtttgtttgggtcaaatcttggaagctaaatttgaccacttccagtggtccgatcgacttgaaatttggcatacttttgtaaatttggtgacaatacaataatctggtagtgacaacttggtggttctgtcagaatcgtctctgcaggaggaaactcctcaatagttaatagtaccgacttgaaatttggtacagatatgtagtttagacgacaattcaagtacagtcaacaaaaaagtacattcggcaaaaagcttgtattaaaattaatttttaacaaaaacttattacaagcattatatttatttgcagtgtaatgtatatgtttgctcgggtgtaATCTTTCAACTCatatttgaagtggatatcttcaaccgattgagctgaaattttacacgcatgtatacttaaatccgatgacaatgcaatattattataacatggagttgatctgatgataaagctagcgggtgaccataggaactctgtgataaacgacacgaccacatcgagtttggactcgttttgtcgtcttgacgagtacttcggtaaaccaggggcataaagtaggtctctaggtgcagcgttttggctgtgcgttgatatatcaacagtcagttagtcagtttattattttaatttatatatatagacagtgccggattagcccataagcaaattaagcgattgcttagggcatcacgtcttgggggcaccataaacagcaccaaaattttttttgttagcacataaaggtaaggctgtttgaaaatccgctcgctcgtgcctccccataatctctatcgtatttcataaatataatatttcgtcgtaataaatacttatttaaatatcgataagggggggggggggtcataggcgtgcattgcttAAGGCATCAATAGTCTTATCGGTTGTATATagattatctcgaaaacggtaaacatttggactaagaaaaattagcttaaaagttaccttttaatttaattgtcaaaaactttttattacgaaGTCCTCTCCGAAAGTCCGAATGCATTCTTTGTTCTCAACCTAAATTCGTCCGTCttaagaaacgtcaaactcatcAAGCAATCTTGCAACGTCCNNNNNNNNNNNNNNNNNNNNNNNNNNNNNNNNNNNNNNNNNNNNNNNNNNNNNNNNNNNNNNNNNNNNNNNNNNNNNNNNNNNNNNNNNNNNNNNNNNNNAGGCACGAGCCCGAGGTCGAACCCAGGTGAACGGAAACAAGAGACaccttgtaccgcttcgttcacaaatatatgaataaataaataaataaacataaaataaataactactgcaaagttcacaatgtattaaataagcctctgctgtttaccatgtctggtctctattattcggttaatcgcttagctatttacctaaatgatcacattaaaaaagggtgactatatttaatcacaagtgaatacatggattcaaataaaatataatatacttgatgataaaacaataaagctcttcgattttcacagctccatacattattcaaacttagaactaaccttcgcttccattcatctTGCGGTgttaatatgactatctcattacaacctttatgaactttatttccttcgcgttctaacactttcattaataaaaatcggtagttctcctattaggcgctgcctccctagtgattcatattataaaatttaccttaaatgcatgggatttggccataatcacaaacaaattaaaagcggATAGAGAAGAAGGTATCGTGCGTCTCATGGTCTAACTCTTTTACATATTGTTTAGAATCAACTTTACGTTTCattcttcattcattattcagagtcgttcacctgtctcgctcttactcttacaaactctatttcTTTCGCACTCTGGCGACTCCATTCAAGCTGCAATATTCTTCTTTTATCGTTCGGAACTGACAGCCATATGTCTGTCTCATTCTGACCTTCGCGAGCTCTATTTCTATCACACTCGAATGACTTAGTAAAACCGCGTAGTACTCCTGTTAGGTGATGCGTTCCTGGTGATTTATACTGTGAAAGATCCGGCTGGAagcgcgaacatggaggcatataGGCCCGGGAAAGTTGTAGTTCAAGTACTTGTATACTCCTTATGACTCCTGTTATCCTGGTAGTTAGTGAGGTAGGAAATCCAGCTAGGTGCTTAGCTCGAGGAGAGCGTTAAGCATAAGGAGATTGAGTTATATATGTGACGTCGTGAAATGTAGGAATATATGTAAACGCCGGGATCGCGAGAGAAACCGTTGACTTTGTAATAATTCTTGTGGCAGGGGGCGTCGCTGTCGCATAGTATTACGCTATTGTATAAAGACTGGCTGTATGTAGAAGTGTAGGAATTAACTGTAATCCTTTAGACGGTTCTGTGTCTCTGGTAGTTCAAGACATAGTTACATACGCAAGGGTTCGTAGTGTACGAAACATATGAACCGTGGATACCGTTTAAATAGCCCATGTGATAGGAGGCGCGGATAAACCCAGAAACCCTCAGGCCGCGGGTAACCCATTACGCGAATCGCCGCAGTATCAGTAATAGACTGAGCATTGGGAGATAGAGAAGTTGGTACTGATACCGCTGTCTTGTAAACACGCTTTATGGCTAAAAGTGGGGCTGTCTGACTAAACTTCGTAGACTCATGAATCGCGCTTCACGAGCCGTCACTATCTTTGTAGCAATACGTATAGTAGGAGATGGGGATGTGTACGTAGGCACCGTTATAGCTAGAGTGTCCTATAAAGCAGTAAGTCGAGGTGTATGTGTAGGTGTCGCTCCCGGATAAGACTCCTTAGGCGTTTCTGTCTCCCTAGTAGGATAAAGCGCAGTTAGATGAGCAAGGGCTCGTATTGTATGAGGCACAAGAACGGCAGCTAACGATTAAATAGTTAATATCGTAGGAAATACAGTTGCGGTGGTAAAGGCGATAGTTGCATTTAATATATAAAGCGCCGCTGTCTCTGTAGGGGTAGGAGATACAGTTGACGTTTGGGCAGCTCGAAATGGAGTGCCTTGAACGTCGTAACCGCTGTAGTGGGACATACAATAGGAAACGGAGGTAAATGTTTAGGCGGCCTAGTAGATGGAAACGCATCGCGTGGGCCACTGGAGACACAGTAGTTGGACTTGAGGCAGGAGGCGTATATGTAAGTGTAGGCGCCGCGGTCGCATAGTATTACGCTATAGTATAAAGACTAGCTGTATGAAGAAGTGTAGAAATTAACTGTAACCCTTTAGGCGGttctgtctccctggtagtCGAAGACACAGTTAGAGACACAGAAGCTTGAATTGTAGGAAACCCTTGGGCCAAGCTAGCTTGTAAATAGCTCGTGTGACAGGAAAAGCCATTACGGCCGTAGAATCCTTAGGTTTACGAAACACGGGAGGCATCGTTGTCTCTGGAGTAATAGGAAATATAACTGAAGTTCAAGTAGCTCGAAACTAGATGCTTAGAACGCCACGGCCTGTGTAATAGTCCGTACGCTAGGAGATGGCGGAGGAGGCTTAAGCGTTTCTGGCTCTCGGAACACATAGTATGAGACGTCGATATAGTAGGGAACGTATATGTGCACGTAGACACCGCTGCCTCATAACAATTCGCAATAGTATCAAGTCTAGCTGTTTGCAAAAGTGTAGGAATTGCTTGTAACCCCTTAAACGTttctgtctccctggtagtTGAAAACGCGGTTGTAGGCGCAAAGGGCGCGAAGTGTAGAAAACTCTCGGGTCGCTACTGTCCCAGTAATagcttgtatgataggaaatgcagttgttccagtaagagctcgaagtttacgaaacgcatgagacgccgttgtctatgaaagaataggaagtgtagctgttggttaagtagctcgaaacgcgatactcgaaacgccgctgtctctgcagtaggacgagtgctaggaaatgaaggaatttacttaagctctccggacgccggaaacgcatagcacgaaacgccgttggcgctgcagtagtatgtgtaacaggaagtgtaggtatacgcgcgggaggcgctgccgcacggaatcgcgcaatggtaggagtcttagctgtgtacgtaaacaccggtattacataaaaacctcttaagcggctctgtcttcttagtaacctaaaacacaggtgtaggcgcagtcgtatgaattgtaggaaaaccttgaATAGCTACTGTAGTTGTAGACGCTTGGATGTTAGGAAGCGCAGTTGTAACCGTAGGAGCATAAAGCGCGCGAGATGCGCGAGACTTAGCTGAAGCGATATGCGGAAGGGCCCGAAATGCAAGGAAACGAGGGAACGCAGGCGGCCGAGGCGCAGCAATATTAAGAAACCTCTTAACGGCGCTGGCGCCTTAGTAGCTGGGAAACAGGAAGTGCTTATAGAGCAGGAAATGTAGGAGTGTTAGCAGTATTAGCAGGTGGGGTAGATGTAGTTATAGCAGGAATACACGCTGTCgcacaaaaaaactataaaaagggctgcggctcgtaggaacggatagtcaactttgggttctttcaagtgcaggtcgttacgctgctgggtaattgatctacatagtaactacgcgattttatttgtatataagctggcgggctggcagtgttaggccgatgtcgctggggttacccacgcgttttgtttcggtcttttcgctgttagttctccaggcttcatttttgtgttgtgaatagctggcgggatggtagcggagccgatgtcgctaggggagtacccatgcgttttgtttcggttcctTTGCTATTAGCCCTCCAGTTTTCCTTATTCTGTGGGATCGGACCGCTTTTATATTCGCTTGAAAGTAGGGACTGTACGGGACGAGGTTCCCGGCCTCTAAACCTGATACCTAACGGTGATATACGAAAGTTTAGAGGTATAACGTCCTTCGGGACGGGACGGAATTGAGGAGAACGATTCCGCGTCTGACTATAGTCGCCAACTCTGGCGGTCAGGCTATCTTCTCCCCGGCGCGTACCCGGGCACCGTGTATCCGCAGTGTCGGTGCACGTGAGTTCGGTGGTGCTGGACCCCccctttatatatgtatatattcgcACAATTATCTCTCCGCCCTACTCCACTCGCATCCCTGACTTCGGTCGCGGGTGGGGTTATTACACATGGCGTAGGATTAGGAATAGGTACACTAGAGGATGCCACCTCGATCCCTTAGTTAGTTAGCTAGCAGTTTTCCCTGTCATTCCGGAAAACTTTGAACATTACACACcacgcaattaaaaataaatgtgaggTGCTCGCCATCTCTAGTTTTGGGACGTAAGTATTACATTTTAGCCTAGGGCCTAGGTAGATCGATACAAGGTTAGGTTTGTTAGGGCATCTAGGTACGTTGAATAGGTTTGTGGTAGGGAAGGTATTTACTAGGCGGTATTTCATAGGTTTTATAGGGCGTAAAACCAAACTTCATGAGTTTGGTAGGTTTTACCACTTTTATTGTACTAGGAGACCAGAACTAGGCAAGGTCCGTTAGGTTTGATCGTACGTCGTCTAGGTTAACACGCGTTCGGTTTATAGGGCGTTGTAGGGAACTAACGGTTATCATTAGAAATTCGCCGGTGAATGTATGATGCTGCTGCTGGGGACTCGCTTGGGGATCGTTGTCTGACTGAACTGGCCATTCGGTCGGATAGTGATTCCTAGGGAGAGTACCGCACGGTGCGCGATTTGCCTAATCTTAAGATTAGAATTAAGTCTAGATTTAAGGAGCGCTTAGGGACATCTAATacgaaaatagaaaattaatgataaaataatctattaaagtttctatgtctgatgttgacacaattatgggatacctactgataattccattcaaagaaaattctcgacatttatgtgttatatttggtcaaagctaggcatgtagcaaagttctattcttgacaggggaacgctattcatgtactgagagccagactgaattaatcataaatgtatataactatctgctatcgacagattcttacaaacaataatataattaattgcagtattcttaaagtgaGTAACTCATATTGTGTTTAACTGTACAGACGGGaagaccattacctccatccaatagatattaagttggctggtattctataggtagtgaatgaatactacttacctgcaaaTCTAACAATCTGCCTTTACTTGGTAAGATAAGAATACCCGATTTATTATCTACTAACCCGGTCTATAAACGGTGGGAGGTAAGGGggtttatacatataatatataatatattaaccctttctacattaacctcaagcttataattaatcgttgaaagtgatgatgtagattatttccaaataaatcctataattcttcatgagtattcaatcaatacaaatacaagctatagtaagagtaaacctaacacctagtgcattaatatattataggtaAGGAAAATATACTTCATCTACAGACAACTCTCAAGCATTATCGCTTGTGATTATATACCttacctaggtacaacattttagcttgcacttgagtccagaattccaccattgtggaactaacaaagctaaaaaattagaactggtaggcggatgagaatttgctgtatactattgactaactaatcactggaatgttgttgtgagcttttattattaaatagaaatcatATAAATTCTTAATGGTtcatttatcaattaaataaaactatttatagcaagagtacttttgccataccattatattataggaaggGAAAACcaaatgctatttctaattgacttgtatataccgacttttatgaattttatcacctggtggacacataagtatattacctatatacaactttattatcctgcatttgagtcctagaatgctctttatttacttaactaatccatttaattctgtgtgcttatttccaattgctgaagtaaaatggaaaacttataataccatattcctgttctacctatcgctcacacaatatccttatagtgtgggtagtattctgtatatccccattatactatagcaaaaggaaacattatcttattctcattttgtttgtgttttatcaaactgttttcatttggcttattttactgtttttattttacactgtgtttttactaatcctgtgttcttcccttcttagcattttagaaatcttggtttgttattatagctaggtgttttaaaagtcatgattttaataaacttcacagacctatataatcactaggttaatctccttaaatcttagatattttactatgttctaccataagcatttattaatgcgctttatttcagaatgtcataccttatagctatacttgttcctctcaagtaatcatggatacaacttgcccctgttcccctaacagcattccataacatactacagcattctatattcctagtcaaattagctattttctagtaatgtgttcttagctgcgttataggtaggtagataattagttgtagcttaaattcagaccaaccaatctttacttcttcactaaaagtaccgtatgggttacctaggacggacacaacgaagggtcaatcattttatttaggcactagacaaccactagacgatcacatggccaattcacatcatcacgctatcatatagtaggtttcGGACATCTCAGTAGGATTCATAAGCTCTAgctatataggtaggctgcacATAGGTAGGTTATAGCTTTGAGCTTAGGAGCTTTTGATTTAATTAGCAGTTAGCTTTAGGGTTAGCTTGAGAGggaaaaagtatttattgttgGGGGGGGGTTAGTTACACAGGGCTCTGCTTGAAATGCCAAATCAAACCAGTTGGCGCCATAGGTTTTTGTCGTATGACCGGCGTAGGTATCCGACGATTTAAAATTTGAACtcgtctatttatttattttttcttgaaagtctttctcgctaatcctgccgtgaagcagcagtgcttgcactgtgcactgttgtgtttcggcgtggagagtaagacagccggtgaaattactggcacctgaggtattccatcttaggcctctaggttggcaacgcatctgcaatacccctggcgtgcacatgtttatgggcggtggtgatctcttaccatcagggagacccacttgctcgttgccatccagtcgaataaaaaaaaaaaaaaagtgagacCCAACGCGAAGTTAATGCCGATATATTTTTCAGAATTCTTTTAATAAAcgtaagtaaacaaaaatgcGTGTTTTCACGGCATCTTCACGTTCCAAACCAGAAAAGTCGAGGTATGTCTGGAGCCcacaaaattgacatattgagAACGTTCTATGTTACCACAGCAAGAGACTTGGCCCCTGAGATAAAAAGAGATGATGACAATAAAGGTAAGTCTTAGCTTACCACATACGTCACAGATTTTTCCGACATGAACGaggactgtacagtcaagtgcaaagatacgggcaaagttgcaaaaatatacctataggcTATAACCTTAACgaaggttatcgcgcgctgttccctcgggaacagagcatttttctgggacaaaaggtagcctatgtcactctggccctgacccataaactatctctatgccaaaaccggccaagagcgtgtcgaacacgcccgaaataaggttccgtagacattacgtaaaaattaagtaatattttctaaggatgtcgtatttttgtacgaatattccaagtttaggtataatttataagaaaaacttaaccgttatagttttccttataagtttgatataattactacctTACAACAActtatacaaacacacactttcacatttataatataagtatggattacCTTGGTATTAgtcacacacacgcacgcacgcacacagttTTCCAGAAATTtacttttttgaaaaattgaaTGTAGGCAATAAACCCGCTCTAAGATTTTAAGTTGTG
This sequence is a window from Choristoneura fumiferana chromosome 10, NRCan_CFum_1, whole genome shotgun sequence. Protein-coding genes within it:
- the LOC141432129 gene encoding polycomb protein Sfmbt-like, giving the protein MADTKSLSPPTSVSEISADVESRPDENSDVTKMEVDAVNTEPLQERLSDEGHQESMSTPTDASQDSSVHTAPVSPDTSNQTDKVIPRLVNTTVPLDALNSVEPELWTPADVARFLTVNDCQPYCDNFTNITGSMMLQLSKDEIIELLEMKVGPSLKIFDLIQQLKCKIKQPQCRLLNFK